In a genomic window of Occallatibacter riparius:
- a CDS encoding YybH family protein: MSHAEAAVREAEQQWNAAILRRDVAAAKQFMAPEYQLLVGIEGRDLSRFPLGAWLAALPNYVIHRQVIHDMNVSVWGDVAVATLAYSQDADPWNGRDISGNFMITDVWVLRDGRWLVAERHSSRLEKAPSAQPRA, encoded by the coding sequence ATGAGCCACGCGGAAGCAGCCGTTCGCGAAGCAGAGCAGCAGTGGAACGCAGCCATCCTGCGCCGCGACGTCGCGGCGGCTAAGCAGTTCATGGCCCCCGAGTACCAGCTTCTGGTCGGCATCGAAGGCCGAGACCTATCGCGTTTCCCGCTAGGTGCGTGGCTCGCCGCCCTCCCAAACTACGTCATCCACCGCCAGGTCATCCACGACATGAACGTATCAGTCTGGGGAGACGTCGCCGTCGCCACTCTGGCCTACTCGCAGGACGCCGACCCGTGGAACGGCCGCGACATCTCCGGCAATTTCATGATCACTGACGTTTGGGTCCTCCGCGACGGTCGCTGGCTCGTCGCGGAGCGCCACTCCTCACGCCTCGAAAAAGCTCCGTCAGCTCAGCCAAGGGCGTAG
- the fabD gene encoding ACP S-malonyltransferase: MSTNIAFLFPGQGSQAVDMGRELSEQFPVAKQTFAEADEALGFSISKLCFEGPESDLRLTENTQPAILTVSVAAFRVLAEKGIKPTLAAGHSLGEWSAHVAAGTLSFADAVRSVKARGKAMQQAVAPGQGAMAAVLMLDPALVAEACAQAAAETGQTVQAANLNSPSQTVISGAAAAVEKAAALCKEKGAKRAVMLPVSAPFHCALMQPAQEEVARVLDALTLNDPQVRVAANVTGTLVTTAAEAKDALIRQVTGAVRWVDCVKALVAVGAGTFIEVGPGKVLTGLMKQIDSTQKALNVEDAASLDKTLTELKA, translated from the coding sequence ATGAGTACGAACATCGCCTTTCTCTTTCCGGGACAGGGATCGCAGGCCGTCGACATGGGCCGCGAGCTGTCCGAGCAGTTTCCCGTCGCCAAACAAACCTTCGCAGAAGCCGACGAAGCCCTCGGCTTCTCCATCTCGAAGCTGTGCTTCGAAGGACCCGAATCGGACCTCCGCCTCACCGAGAACACCCAGCCCGCTATCCTCACCGTCAGCGTCGCCGCCTTTCGGGTTCTCGCCGAGAAGGGCATCAAGCCGACCCTGGCCGCGGGACACTCGCTCGGCGAGTGGTCCGCGCACGTCGCCGCCGGCACGCTGAGCTTTGCGGACGCGGTCCGCTCCGTGAAGGCCCGCGGCAAGGCGATGCAGCAAGCCGTCGCACCCGGACAGGGCGCCATGGCCGCGGTCCTTATGCTCGATCCCGCGCTGGTGGCTGAAGCCTGCGCCCAGGCTGCCGCCGAAACCGGCCAGACCGTGCAGGCCGCCAACCTCAATTCGCCCTCGCAGACCGTCATCTCCGGAGCGGCGGCCGCCGTTGAAAAAGCCGCCGCCCTCTGCAAGGAGAAGGGCGCCAAGCGCGCTGTCATGCTCCCCGTCAGCGCGCCGTTCCACTGCGCGCTCATGCAGCCGGCCCAGGAGGAAGTCGCCCGCGTCCTCGACGCCCTCACCCTCAATGACCCGCAGGTGCGCGTGGCCGCAAATGTCACCGGCACCCTCGTCACCACGGCCGCAGAAGCCAAAGATGCCCTCATCCGCCAGGTCACCGGCGCTGTCCGCTGGGTGGATTGCGTCAAGGCCCTCGTCGCTGTCGGCGCCGGCACCTTCATCGAGGTCGGACCCGGCAAAGTCCTCACCGGCCTCATGAAGCAGATCGATTCCACGCAAAAGGCGCTCAACGTCGAAGACGCAGCCAGCCTCGACAAAACCCTGACGGAGCTGAAGGCCTAA
- a CDS encoding DUF2075 domain-containing protein produces the protein MPSFHRSTLGEFLSLSDEQILARLSIGYARRGYTSQYTDQTLTWKSDIGSLRSALQHCVEEHPDATNWGILFEYSIPRKELRIDIVLLIANNIVVLEAKSGSAFTEARRQIEEYALLLHYFHKASADHRIFPIIVSPHANEPELDPIRQMEMFPQLATYWIANVMKTPWESLANVLLAVARNGREQLHPEQWDDSPYHPVPTIIEAAKQLRTGLSIREIAHSEASEHEIETVRDTIQKYVDEARSQKKHIICFLTGVPGSGKTLVGLSLAHLDSANTSDAVHFMSGNGPLVKVLQHLFTQESRKTGDSAPDARVKAKTLIENVHVFARYHTEDNLGVPSNHAVIFDEAQRAWNRAQNKKKFNRDYSEPEMLLNIMERHRDWAAVIALVGGGQEINDGEAGLEEWGKALAERPKDWTVYASPEVLQGGASTAGHRLFEGDSSQTRVLTNESLHLRTSNRSLRAEKLAQWVNHVLDGRPKDASALEIAKRFPIFLSRDLQEVRTCLRRQGIGGNRFGLVGSSGAARLRAEGLEPSSSFHAEYPWEHWYLADQADVRSSFQCEVFATEFEIQGLELDWIGLCWGGDFIWSDSHRNWQLRNFRPGSTNRWIQIKNPDKQTFRRNAYRVLLTRARQGMVLFIPPGSSEDPTVSSVEFDATADYLMRCGVMRLNEAALGSSTQHRENLLFAL, from the coding sequence GTGCCATCCTTCCACCGGTCCACCTTGGGTGAATTCCTCTCGCTATCCGACGAGCAGATTCTCGCTCGTCTTTCCATCGGTTACGCTCGTCGCGGCTACACCAGTCAATACACCGACCAAACGCTCACCTGGAAGAGCGACATCGGCTCGCTTCGTTCCGCTCTCCAACATTGCGTTGAAGAGCACCCCGACGCCACCAACTGGGGCATCCTCTTCGAGTACTCCATCCCTCGGAAAGAACTTCGCATCGACATCGTTCTGCTGATCGCAAATAACATCGTTGTCCTCGAGGCGAAGTCCGGAAGCGCTTTCACCGAGGCACGCCGCCAAATCGAGGAGTACGCACTCTTACTGCACTATTTCCATAAAGCATCGGCCGACCACCGCATCTTTCCAATCATCGTTTCGCCCCATGCCAACGAACCCGAACTCGATCCAATCCGGCAGATGGAAATGTTCCCCCAACTCGCCACCTACTGGATAGCGAACGTAATGAAGACTCCGTGGGAGAGCCTCGCCAACGTTCTTCTTGCAGTCGCCCGCAACGGACGCGAGCAGCTTCACCCGGAACAATGGGACGACAGCCCCTATCATCCCGTGCCCACCATCATCGAAGCTGCAAAACAGCTGCGGACGGGTTTATCTATCCGCGAGATCGCGCACTCTGAAGCGTCTGAGCATGAGATCGAAACAGTCCGCGATACGATCCAGAAGTACGTGGACGAGGCGAGGTCTCAAAAGAAACACATCATCTGTTTTCTTACCGGAGTCCCCGGATCGGGCAAAACGCTGGTCGGCTTGAGCCTCGCTCACCTGGATAGCGCGAACACCTCGGATGCCGTCCATTTCATGAGCGGCAATGGACCGCTCGTGAAGGTGCTTCAGCACCTGTTCACGCAGGAGAGCCGTAAAACCGGCGACAGTGCACCTGACGCCCGCGTTAAAGCAAAGACTCTGATTGAGAACGTGCATGTTTTTGCCCGATACCACACAGAAGACAACCTCGGCGTTCCGTCAAACCACGCCGTCATCTTCGACGAAGCCCAACGTGCATGGAACCGCGCGCAGAACAAAAAGAAGTTCAATCGAGATTACTCCGAACCCGAGATGCTTCTGAATATCATGGAGCGGCATCGGGACTGGGCGGCGGTCATCGCACTCGTCGGTGGCGGACAAGAAATCAATGACGGCGAAGCCGGTCTTGAAGAGTGGGGCAAGGCCCTTGCCGAACGCCCGAAAGACTGGACCGTCTATGCATCTCCTGAGGTCTTGCAGGGTGGCGCATCCACCGCGGGGCATCGTCTCTTTGAAGGTGACTCATCACAGACAAGGGTTCTCACGAATGAGTCTCTGCATCTTCGAACCTCCAATCGTAGCCTTCGCGCTGAGAAGCTCGCGCAGTGGGTCAACCATGTCCTTGACGGTCGTCCCAAGGATGCATCTGCGCTTGAAATCGCAAAGCGCTTTCCGATCTTTCTCTCGCGCGACCTGCAAGAGGTTCGGACCTGTCTACGCCGTCAGGGGATCGGTGGAAACCGCTTTGGACTAGTCGGATCCTCGGGAGCGGCTCGTCTTCGGGCTGAGGGTCTTGAACCCAGTTCCAGCTTTCACGCTGAATACCCGTGGGAGCACTGGTATCTCGCGGATCAGGCGGACGTCCGTTCCAGTTTCCAATGCGAGGTGTTCGCGACGGAGTTCGAAATTCAAGGTCTCGAACTCGACTGGATCGGCCTCTGTTGGGGAGGTGACTTCATATGGAGCGACTCTCATCGCAACTGGCAATTGCGCAACTTCCGCCCCGGCTCTACCAATCGATGGATTCAGATCAAGAATCCCGACAAGCAGACCTTCCGCCGCAATGCCTATCGCGTTCTCCTGACCCGGGCAAGACAAGGCATGGTCCTCTTCATCCCGCCAGGTTCCTCGGAGGACCCTACTGTCAGCTCAGTGGAGTTCGACGCAACTGCCGACTATCTCATGCGCTGCGGAGTCATGCGGCTGAATGAGGCCGCGCTCGGATCCTCCACGCAACATCGCGAGAACCTGCTGTTCGCTCTTTGA
- a CDS encoding glucoamylase family protein, producing the protein MPMLDRRQVLRLMALTAGCAVAPASLAFAGQALRLNRDDDAFLDDLIRQGCLYFYEQASPNTGQVLDRARNNLKGARDPRRLASIAATGFGLTALCIADSHGYLPHEEVMERVRTALDWHLNRMPQLRGFFYHFTDVETGVRWDRVELSSIDTAILLCGVLTARAYFSDAKIQSLAQQIYERVDWPWMFNGGPAFSMGWKPESGFLSGRWNHYCELMMIYLLAIGSPTHPVSPDTWKAFSRPRIQYAGFNYISGNDPIFTHQYSHAWFDFRHKRDGYTNYFQNSVTATRAHRAFCLSMPKWYRDDLWGITASDSMRGYTVWGGPPSRGMIDGTVVPSATAGSLPFLPTECLRVQRNLRARFGNKAWGRYGFVDAFNPSANWYNPDVLGIDLGISVLMAENLRTGMVWQTFMRNPEADRAMQLAGFQPDNLA; encoded by the coding sequence ATGCCGATGCTCGATCGGCGTCAGGTCCTGCGGCTTATGGCGCTGACCGCTGGCTGCGCAGTCGCGCCGGCCAGCCTTGCCTTCGCGGGCCAGGCGCTCCGTCTCAATCGCGACGACGACGCCTTCCTTGACGACCTGATCCGTCAGGGCTGTCTCTACTTCTACGAGCAAGCCAGCCCCAACACCGGCCAGGTCCTCGACCGCGCCCGCAACAACCTCAAAGGCGCCCGCGATCCCCGCCGCCTGGCCTCCATCGCCGCTACTGGATTCGGCCTCACCGCCCTCTGCATCGCCGACAGCCATGGCTACCTTCCCCACGAAGAAGTCATGGAGCGCGTCCGCACCGCCCTCGACTGGCACCTGAACCGCATGCCCCAACTCCGCGGCTTCTTCTACCACTTCACCGACGTCGAAACCGGCGTGCGCTGGGATCGTGTCGAACTCTCCTCCATCGACACTGCCATCCTTCTCTGCGGCGTCCTCACCGCCCGCGCCTATTTCTCTGACGCGAAGATCCAATCCCTAGCCCAGCAGATCTACGAGCGCGTCGACTGGCCCTGGATGTTCAACGGTGGGCCCGCCTTCTCCATGGGCTGGAAACCCGAGTCCGGCTTCCTCTCCGGCCGCTGGAACCACTACTGCGAGCTGATGATGATCTACCTGCTCGCCATCGGCTCACCCACGCACCCCGTCTCGCCCGATACCTGGAAAGCCTTCTCGCGTCCGCGCATCCAGTACGCCGGCTTCAACTACATCAGCGGCAACGACCCCATCTTCACCCACCAGTACTCGCACGCCTGGTTCGACTTCCGCCACAAGCGCGACGGCTACACCAACTACTTCCAAAACTCCGTCACCGCGACCCGCGCACACCGCGCCTTCTGCCTCTCCATGCCCAAGTGGTATCGCGACGATCTCTGGGGCATCACCGCATCCGATTCCATGCGTGGCTACACCGTCTGGGGCGGCCCACCTTCTCGGGGCATGATCGACGGCACCGTAGTCCCCTCCGCCACTGCTGGCTCGCTCCCCTTCCTACCCACCGAGTGCCTCCGCGTCCAGCGCAATCTCCGCGCGCGCTTCGGCAACAAAGCGTGGGGCCGCTATGGCTTTGTCGACGCCTTCAACCCATCAGCCAACTGGTACAACCCCGACGTCCTCGGCATCGACCTCGGCATCAGCGTCCTCATGGCCGAGAACCTCCGCACCGGAATGGTCTGGCAGACCTTCATGCGCAACCCCGAAGCCGACCGCGCCATGCAACTAGCCGGCTTCCAACCCGACAACCTGGCCTGA
- a CDS encoding HNH endonuclease yields MSLRRVMKGGWVDRKAGPRGPNGRGICRWCSLEVPPRRYTFCSAYCVHEWKLRTQPGYVRDKVFERDRGVCACCGVDAPAAERQLRYSRGTRRAELLKHWGLKTRTRKSLWDADHIVPVAEGGGECDLENIRTLCLRCHRVVTVELRVRMRAGGRSIAP; encoded by the coding sequence ATGAGTCTGCGGCGGGTGATGAAGGGCGGCTGGGTGGATCGGAAGGCCGGACCGCGCGGGCCGAATGGACGAGGGATCTGCCGCTGGTGCTCGCTGGAGGTTCCGCCGCGGAGGTATACGTTTTGTTCCGCCTATTGCGTGCATGAGTGGAAGCTGCGGACGCAGCCGGGCTATGTGCGGGACAAGGTGTTTGAGCGGGATCGGGGAGTCTGCGCGTGCTGCGGGGTGGATGCGCCGGCGGCGGAACGGCAGTTGCGGTATTCGCGAGGGACTCGGCGTGCAGAGCTGCTGAAGCACTGGGGATTGAAGACGCGGACGCGGAAGAGCTTGTGGGATGCGGATCACATTGTGCCGGTGGCCGAAGGCGGCGGAGAGTGCGATCTGGAGAATATCCGGACGCTGTGCTTAAGGTGTCATCGGGTGGTGACGGTGGAGTTGCGGGTGAGGATGAGGGCAGGGGGGCGATCTATTGCACCGTAA